CACGTAATTGACGGCGAACAATCGGCGAAGCAAAAAACGTGATGCCTACAAAAACAGGAACCGTTGACAGCGCAACAACCGTGAGGAACCAACTATAAAAGAACATCACAAGGATGTAGATGACTGAGAACATCGCATCCATCACCGTTGTGAGAGCAGTTCCAGTTAAGAAGCTACGAATTTTTTCTAGCTCTTGAACACGACTACTTAGCTCACCGACTGGTCGTCGCTCAAAATAGCGCAAGGGCAATTTGAGCAGGTGGTCAATAATATCACTCCCTAGCTTTAGATCGATGCGGTTTGTAGTGTCTGCAAATAGATAGGTTCTTAAACTGGTTAAAAGTCCCTGAAAAATCCCAAGAATAACTAGTAAAATCGCAAAACTATTAAGATTATTGAGACTTCCTTGACCAATAACCTTGTCAATTACTTGTTGAATAATTAGCGGATTGGCCAGTGTAAATAGCTGAACTACCAATGAGGCTATTAGAACCTCAATTAAGCGCACGCGGTAGCGCTGAATTGAAGGCCAGAACCAACTCAGACCAAATCGCTGGCTTTGAGTAAATTGGGTCTTGGTTGCTAAGAGAACTGTTCCTGCATTGCCCCAACGCTGCTGAAAATCAGCCAGAGACAGTTTAAGTAAGCCCTGCCGTGGATCTGCAAGTGTGATGCTGGTTGCATCGACCGCATAGAGAACAGCGTGACCTTCTTCCCAAGCAATCAAGGCTGGCAAGGGAACACGCGCCAAGTCCACTAAGCGTAATTGCAAAATTTGACTGCGAAGTGCTTGCATTTCCAGCAAGACTGCCAGCTCCTGTAGGGAGATAGCTTTTAGACGCCGATATTGCTCTTCAATGACACGCTGAATTTGATCGCGCCGAAACGGAATTTGGAGCGATCGCGCAATCATTTTGAGGCAGGCCTGTGCCTCACTGACTGGATCATTACCCCGCTCGACTGGGAATTTTTGGTTGCGCTGACTGTCGTCATAAAGATCAGAGGACAGACCAGCGGGCGCCGCTGTACTCCAAAGAGACTCAGAACCGACAATCGCGCTCTCGGTTGTTGGAGGAGGGCTGACAGACTCCTCAATTGCAGCCACTGGATTAGGCGTTTGTCGTCGGGCTACAGTCCCTGCCGGCAAACCTAGTAAGCGGAGAGCCAAGCTTCCTTTGGGGGCTGGCGGAGTATCTCCACGCTCGATTGCTATGCCAAGAGCAGCTGCGCCATTGTTGCCACTTACATACCAGTCGTAGTCACTGGATAGATGTGATTTGGGAGCAGTACGAGCGTCATCTATTAGCTGAACACGAGCCTGAGGCAGTAGCTCCTGTACAAACCCTGACCACTCTTGAACCGTGAGTGGGCTAGGCCAAGACTGAGCTTGCAGAACAGACATGACCTCGCTAGGAGCTGCCTGGCTACCAAATGATTGAGCTAAATCAGGTAGCTGTTTGAGCATGTCTAGGAAAGCTGCAGCAGGTATCGCAAGCACAACACCCGCTTCGGAACCACTGGTCGCCTCACCTGGGCAACCTCGCAAGAGCGGTGCCCAGCCCAGACAAGAGCCAACCCCAAATCGGCCCAGACTGATACCACGAGCTTGACCAACAGGTTGATACACCACGCGAACCTGACCGCTGAGCACCACCAGAACGTGGCTTGGCAACTGTTCTGGCGGTAGCAGAGGTTGCCCAACTGCAAACTTTCCAAG
The sequence above is a segment of the Synechococcus elongatus PCC 11801 genome. Coding sequences within it:
- a CDS encoding peptidase domain-containing ABC transporter, which produces MVAIPSNLCELLAGQAYFQSYPAAAYEPWREQLQLGKFAVGQPLLPPEQLPSHVLVVLSGQVRVVYQPVGQARGISLGRFGVGSCLGWAPLLRGCPGEATSGSEAGVVLAIPAAAFLDMLKQLPDLAQSFGSQAAPSEVMSVLQAQSWPSPLTVQEWSGFVQELLPQARVQLIDDARTAPKSHLSSDYDWYVSGNNGAAALGIAIERGDTPPAPKGSLALRLLGLPAGTVARRQTPNPVAAIEESVSPPPTTESAIVGSESLWSTAAPAGLSSDLYDDSQRNQKFPVERGNDPVSEAQACLKMIARSLQIPFRRDQIQRVIEEQYRRLKAISLQELAVLLEMQALRSQILQLRLVDLARVPLPALIAWEEGHAVLYAVDATSITLADPRQGLLKLSLADFQQRWGNAGTVLLATKTQFTQSQRFGLSWFWPSIQRYRVRLIEVLIASLVVQLFTLANPLIIQQVIDKVIGQGSLNNLNSFAILLVILGIFQGLLTSLRTYLFADTTNRIDLKLGSDIIDHLLKLPLRYFERRPVGELSSRVQELEKIRSFLTGTALTTVMDAMFSVIYILVMFFYSWFLTVVALSTVPVFVGITFFASPIVRRQLREKAERNAETQSQLVEVLSGIQTVKAQNIELKARWQWQERYARYIASGFRNINTSTTASSLTGFFNQLSGLLVLWVGVYLVFDNQMSLGQLIAFRIISGYVTQPLLRLAQLWQNFQETGLSLERLADIVDTPQESDSDDQGKIPMPMITGKVEVRNLSFRFGEQGPLQLSNVSLEIPAGEFVGIVGQSGSGKSTLMKLLPRLYLPLEGEILIDGYDISKVELYSLRRQIGIVPQDSLLFQGTVEENISLTKPNATTDEIITASKIAGAHDFIMTLPLGYNTRVGERGGALSGGQRQRIAIARTVLQNPQLLILDEATSALDYDTERQVSINLQQHFRGRTVFFITHRLSTVRHADRIIVMDKGAMVEQGSHDELMELRGRYYCLYRQQDALN